The Glycine max cultivar Williams 82 chromosome 17, Glycine_max_v4.0, whole genome shotgun sequence genome contains the following window.
AGAGAGAAGAACCGAACGGCGAAGAACACGACATGGACAGAGCCTGTTCCCGCGGAATCAGCGACGAGGAAGACGCTGAAACCGCAAGGAAAAAACTTAGACTCTCCAAAGACCAATCCGCTATACTCGAAGAAAGCTTCAAAGAACACAACACCCTCAACCCCGTAAGCACAGCAAACACGACCTtaataatataacaataatactaattctcatatttttttggtaatacgacatatttataagaaacaagaGTAAAATAGGAATCCTGAAAATAGATTACTAATgggatttatttaatttaatgtttttgcaGAAGCAAAAATTGGCACTGGCGAAACAGCTAGGACTTCGACCTAGACAAGTGGAGGTGTGGTTCCAGAACAGAAGAGCAAGGTTAGTTACAAAATACAATGtcacaaaaatgaaataattcgatttaatataatgtttattttgtaatttgattttattgaaattaatttcagGACTAAGCTGAAGCAAACCGAGGTGGACTGCGAAGTATTGAAAAGGTGCTGCGAGAATCTGACGGAGGAAAATAGAAGGTTGCAGAAGGAGGTTCAGGAGCTTAGAGCACTGAAACTTTCCCCACAGTTTTACATGCAAATGACCCCACCCACGACGCTCACCATGTGCCCCTCTTGCGAGCGTGTGGCTGTTCCGTCCTCCGCCGTCGATGCTGCCACGCGTCATCATCCCATGGCCCAGGCCCAGGCCCAGGCCCAGATTCGGCACAGGCCCATTGGCCCGTGGGCTTCCGCCTCTCCCATTACGCACCGGCCGTTTGATGTCTTCCACCACTGATCTTGAGGGTGTTTTGGTCAttgtgaaattattattatttactattcTGGGCCTACTTGTACCACCGTGTAGGTGTGTAACCccaaaaggagagaaaaattggGGGAAACAGAAAGAGTGAGGGAGCGGTCGAAACAGCGTGCTGTGGAATTGTGCGGTCTAAGGATATGGTCATTAGAAGAAGGGATTTGGTGGGTCTCCAATGTTTTGTACCAGTTTGACCTatcatcttttgttttgttgggTATGACCTATATATTAGTTACTAGttaggtgtttttttttattcagtttATAGTATTACTTAACTTTTCCCCCTCTAAACAGAGACTTTGTGTAAAGTGCAATTATCTAGTTAAATTATATAGGGTTTGGTTCCCGTGGCCTATTTCACTTAATTGagatcattatttattattctttttgtcAAGATTTTATCATACCCATTTAAACAATTTGCTttaagtatttatattttatgtgtattttatATTGAGACTCTTGAATACGTATTGGCGAAATATAAAAAgcttttataaaaagtaatGATAATCTAATATAGCTAGCTatctataaaacataaaattattgctcactgatttcaaaaataaaaaaattgtctattaATGAACCAAAAATGGATTTGTCTTCTCTATGCATTGCATCATATGTATTATTGCAAGAAAGATATGGAATTTTAAGAAGtaatttatcataatatttatgattttcatggtttttaataacttttacaaagtatgttttt
Protein-coding sequences here:
- the LOC100813367 gene encoding homeobox-leucine zipper protein HAT4; translated protein: MMVQKEDLGLSLSLNFPHHNTPNPQHPSLMSSSTHSSSPSGCNPQKPSWNEAFTSSDRNSDTCRGETRSFLRGIDVNRLPSAVDTEEETGVSSPNSTVSSVSGKRSEREEPNGEEHDMDRACSRGISDEEDAETARKKLRLSKDQSAILEESFKEHNTLNPKQKLALAKQLGLRPRQVEVWFQNRRARTKLKQTEVDCEVLKRCCENLTEENRRLQKEVQELRALKLSPQFYMQMTPPTTLTMCPSCERVAVPSSAVDAATRHHPMAQAQAQAQIRHRPIGPWASASPITHRPFDVFHH